One window from the genome of Pararhizobium gei encodes:
- a CDS encoding response regulator transcription factor, which translates to MKVLIVEDDPLHRSYLHEAVSAALPECETVIEAESGTMGEHLARDHRSAHIVMDLQMNNRNGIEAARTIWKERPDTRILFWSNYSDEAYVRGVSRIVPDGAAYGYVLKSASDERLKLALRSIFVEAQCVIDREVRGMQQKSLGQTKGFSDTEYEILVDIALGLTDRAIARRRNLSLRSVQNRLQQLYEKLDVYQTATDDHEDGRFNLRARAVTIAMLRKLLNYSALERAESELAEWLKSV; encoded by the coding sequence ATGAAAGTCCTGATCGTCGAAGACGACCCCCTGCACCGCTCCTACCTGCATGAAGCCGTCAGCGCCGCCCTGCCGGAGTGCGAAACCGTGATCGAGGCGGAAAGCGGTACCATGGGCGAACACCTTGCCCGCGACCACCGCTCTGCCCACATCGTGATGGATCTGCAGATGAACAATCGCAACGGCATAGAGGCCGCCCGTACGATCTGGAAAGAGCGGCCGGATACGCGCATTCTCTTCTGGTCGAACTATTCCGATGAAGCCTATGTACGGGGCGTTTCCCGCATCGTGCCGGACGGCGCGGCTTACGGATATGTGCTCAAGTCCGCCTCCGACGAACGCTTGAAACTGGCTTTGCGCAGCATCTTCGTCGAGGCGCAATGCGTCATCGACCGGGAGGTGCGCGGAATGCAGCAAAAGAGCCTGGGGCAGACGAAGGGGTTCAGCGACACGGAGTATGAAATTCTGGTCGATATCGCGCTTGGCCTGACGGATCGGGCCATTGCCAGGAGGCGCAATCTGTCGCTTCGCAGCGTCCAGAACAGATTGCAGCAGCTGTATGAAAAGCTTGACGTCTATCAAACAGCAACAGACGACCACGAAGATGGCCGCTTCAACCTGAGAGCAAGGGCGGTAACCATCGCGATGCTGCGCAAGCTTCTCAACTACAGCGCGCTTGAACGCGCAGAGAGCGAGCTGGCGGAATGGCTGAAATCCGTCTAG